CGCTACCCAGCAGCATGCCGCCGAGCTGGCTATGGCCGCGCGATCCCATCACGATCAGGTCGCAGCCGTCTTCCTGGGCCACACGCAGCACGGCCGGCGCGGGCGGCCCTTCGAGCAGCTGGATCTCGGCTTTCACACCGGCCGGAACCTGCTTGCGCATGCTCTCGAGGATCTGCATGCCGATCGTGCTGCGCGCCTCGAGCAGGTGCTCGTACTGCGGTGTGCCGAGCAAGTCGGAGACATGCGGAAACGCGTGGAGCAGGCATAGCTTGGCATTGTAATGTTGGGCCAGGTCGATGGCCATCGCCAGCGCCTCGTTCGAGTTGGGCGAGCCATCGACGGCGACAAGAATTGTGCGGAACATCGCAGCCTCCTTGCAGTAGCTCGCGCCCGGCGCCACAACACGGATATGCCGGCGCGATGATAGCGATGAGCATAACGCCTGAGCCAGCCCGAATAGCCTGCTGCCAGCATAGCATCCCTAGCGCATGGCCGAGAAAAGACTTGCTTTCCTATGGAAAAGGGATCGCAACCGCCGGACGTTTCTATGCGGATGTGGCCGGGCAGTCGCCGAACCATAATTGGTGGTTGCGGCTTCTTTCGGCGGCGCACGCGCCCTTCTGCTACGATCGGGGCAACGGGCGGGCCAGGTGCGCCCGTACTGGGGGTACCAGGGCAGATCCGCTGGTTGGCCGGCTGTAGCCTTGTAGAAGCGCGCCCGGCCGAAAAGCAAGGAGCAGATCATGTTCAAGCGCGTGTTGCTCACCACCGACGGCTCGCCGGTGGTCGAACGCCAGATCTTGTATGCCGAGCACCTGGCGCGCGTCGAGCACGCCGAGCTGTTCGTGCTGCACGCCTACGAGCTGCCGGCCCGCTACGCCGAATTTTCGGGCTACGACCAGCTGAGCGAGTGCTTTCAGGCGGTGGCGCAGGCGCTGGCCGATGATGCCGCCAGTGCGCTGCGCGACGACGGCTTTGCTGCTACCAGCGAGGTGCGCGTGGGGCCGGCCGGCGACGCGATTATCGCCGCCGCGAAAGAGTACGATATCGACCTGATTGTGATGGGCACCCGCAGCGGCAGTAACTTGCAGGCTATGCTCGGCAGTGTGAGCGCGTATGTGCTGCGCCATGCGCACTGCCCGGTGCTGCAGATCCCCTAGCGCCAATCAGATCAAGCCTACCACGCGTTAAGAATCTGTCACAGGCTGTCGCGGAATATTTCCGGTGCGCCAGCGACACCGATGCTATTCTGAAGCCAGAAAACTGTACGTCGACAAGGAGGTTGACATGAATACAATTCTGGTGCCGCTTGACGGCTCGGCGCTGGCTGAGCAGATCTTACCGAGTGTCCGCGTGATCGCCCCGCTTATGTCGGCCGAGGTGCATTTGCTGCATGTCGTCACCGAGGCCGATCGCTATCAGCTGCTGTTCGATGATCCGCGCGGTATCGGCGAGTTCGATGCGCCGATCGCCATGCATGTTGCGCCGGCCAACACCGGCGGCGCCGTTGTCGTCGAGCCGGTGCAGGCCCGCACCTCGTGGGATGCCCTCCAGCTCAACGCCTCGAACTACCTTGCCGACCAGGCCGAGAAGCTCCAGGCAGCCGGTATCACCACCAACTTCGAGGTGGCGGCCGGCAATACAGCCGAGGTGATCGCCGAGACGGCCGTGCGCCTTGGCGCTAACCTGATAGCGATGGCCACCCATGGCTATAGCGGCCTGCGCCGCTGGGCGCTTGGCAGCATCGCCGATAAAGTGCTGCATATCACGCACACGCCCATGCTGCTGGTGCGTGGAAGCGAGCGCATGATCTCGCCCGAGCGCGCGATCCGGCGCATTCTGCTGCCGCTCGACGGCTCGAGCTGTGCCCGCCAGGCCATCCCGCTGGCCACCGAGCTGGCCTGTGAGACCCAGGCCGAGCTGCTGGTGCTGACGATCATCGCGCCGCCGTACCTGCAAACGCCCGAGGTGATAGGCTCGTACATGCAGTACGACGAGGCGATCGATTCGGTGCGCGACCGCCTGACCGACGAGCTGGCCGAGTATAGCGCGACCCTGAAGGAGCACAAAGTTCAGGTGACGCCGGTCGCTACCAGCGGCATACCGGCCGAAACGATCATCGACGAAGCACTCGATCGCGGGGCCGACCTGATTGTGATGGCGACTCATGGCGCGAGTGGGCTGCGCCGCTGGGCGTTAGGCAGCGTTGCCGATAAGGTCTTGCACGCGACTACCACGCCGCTGCTGCTTGTGCGTGCGCAGGCGTAAGCTCGCTTGGGCCTACCGCGCTGTCTGGCTCCTCCCCCTGCCAGGGGAGGAGCTTTTGCGCGTGCGGCTCATGCGCATGCCGATCGCAACCATGCCACAAGCGTAGCCGAAGGGTGTATACTTACACGATATGCCCACACATATTTTTGGAATCCGCCACCATGGCCCTGGCTCGGCGCGCAGCCTGTGCGGCGCGCTGGCGCAGCTGCACCCCGAGATTGTGCTGGTTGAGGGGCCGCCCGAGGCCGACGGTCTGCTGCCGCTGCTGGCCCAGCCGGGCATGCGCCCGCCGGTGGCGCTGCTGCTGTACCGGCCCGAATTGCCGCGCCAGGCGGTGTATTACCCGTTCGCAGCCTTCTCGCCCGAGTGGCAGGCGCTGCATTTCGCGCTGGCGAATGGCATCCCGGCGCGCTTCTTCGACCTGCCGCAGGCGTACCAGCTTGCTGAAGTTTTGAGTTCTGAGTTATCAATTCTGAATCAGCGGCCAGACGACCCTGCCTCCGAAGCTCCAGCTGAAAGCGGCGCCGGCAACGACCAGGGCAATGCAAAACGCAAAACTCAGGACTCAGAACATACCCGCCGTAGCGATCCGCTGGGCTGGTTGGCGGCAGCGGCGGGCTATAGCGACGGCGAGCGCTGGTGGGAGCATATGGTCGAGCAGCGTCGCGACGGCGCCGACCTGTTTGCCGCAATCCTCGAAGCCATGGCCGAGCTGCGCGCCGCCGCACCGCCCGACCCGAACCCGCTAGAGGCGCGCCGCGAGGCGCATATGCGCCAGGCCATCCGCGCGGCCCAGAAAGAAGGCTACCAACGGATCGCGGTGGTGTGTGGTGCATGGCATGCCCCTGCGCTGATCGATCTGGATCTGGCTGGCGCAAAAGCCGACGCCGCGCTGCTCAAGGGGCTGCCGAAAGTCAAAGTTCAGGCCACCTGGGTGCCCTGGACACACGGCCGGCTGGCGTACCAGAGCGGCTACGGCGCCGGGATCGAGTCGCCCGGCTGGTACGAGCACCTCTGGCAGGCAACTGCCGCCGGCATGCCGCCCACCGAGGTGTCGGCGCGCTGGCTCACGCGCGTGGCGCGGCTGCTGCGCGAGCACGACCTGGATGTGTCGTCGGCGCATGTGATTGAGGCCGTGCGCCTGGCCGAGGCGCTCGCGGCGCTGCGCGAGCGGCCGCTACCGGGCCTGCCCGAGCTGAACGAAGCCGTACAGGCGGTGTTCTGCTTCGGCAGCACGCTGCCCATGCGCCTGATCCACGCGCAGCTGATCGTAGGCGAGACGCTCGGCGCGGTGCCCGAGGCCACACCGCTCGCGCCGCTGCAGCACGATCTGAATCGCGAGCAAAAGCGCCTGCGTATGCCCGCCGAGGCCAGCTGGCACGACTATGATCTCGATCTGCGCAAGCCCAACGATCTCGATCGCAGCCACCTGCTGCACCGGCTCGACCTGCTGGGCGTACGCTGGGGCAGCAAGGGCGGCGTGCGCGGGGCGCCTGCCGGCAGCAAGAGCACCTTCCACGAGCTATGGCGCGTGCAGTGGCAGCCCGAGCTAACCATCGCGCTGATCGAGGCCGGTGTGTGGGGTAATACAATCGCCGATGCGGCCAGCGCCTACGCCCAGGCCGCTGCTGCCGCCGCCGAGAGTCTGCCCGCGCTGACGCAGCTGGTTGATCAGGTGCTGCTGGCCGATCTGCCTGAGGCGATCGAGCCGGTGATGCAGCGGCTGAACGATGCGGCCGCGCTGGCCAGCGATGTGGCCCACCTGCTCGATGCGCTGCCGCCGCTGGCGAATGTGCTGCGCTACGGCAATGTGCGCAATACCGATACTACGGCTGTGGCCCATGTGATCGACGGGCTGGTGGCGCGCGCCTGCATTGGCCTGCCCGGCGCCTGCGCAGCGCTCGACGACGAGGCGGCTGCGGCGATGTACACGCGCCTGCTGGCAACCAATAGCGCGATTGCGCTGCTGCCGAATGCCGCGCACCAGGCCAGCTGGCATGCCGCGCTGGGCCGGCTGCTGGCCGATGCCGCTCCCGGCGGTGCGCGCCCGCCTGGCATCCACGGGCTGATCGCCGGCCGCGCGTGCCGGATCTTGCTCGACACCGGCAAGCTCAGCGCCGACCAGGCCGCGCGCCAGATCGGGCTGGCGCTCTCGGCTGCGGGTGCGCCACACGCGGCTGCGGCCTGGATCGAAGGCCTGCTGCGCGATAGTGGCGCGCTGCTGATCCACGACGACGCGCTCTGGCGGATCATCGACGCCTGGCTGGCCGCACTGCCGGCCGACCTGTTTGTGCCGACGCTGCCACTGCTACGGCGCACATTCGCGACGTTCCAGCGCGCCGAGCGCCGTATGCTCGGCGAGCGCGCCCGCCAGGGCCGAGCGAGCGCACCCGCTGCCACCGGCCTCGATGCCGACGCGACCTACGACGAGGCGCGCGCCGAGGCGCTGCTGCCACTGCTGGCGCAGCTGCTGGGCCTGGGTGCCTAGTGCATTCGTTGCAGGTTGGGACGTTGCAGGTTGTTGGCC
The sequence above is drawn from the Candidatus Kouleothrix ribensis genome and encodes:
- a CDS encoding universal stress protein; translation: MNTILVPLDGSALAEQILPSVRVIAPLMSAEVHLLHVVTEADRYQLLFDDPRGIGEFDAPIAMHVAPANTGGAVVVEPVQARTSWDALQLNASNYLADQAEKLQAAGITTNFEVAAGNTAEVIAETAVRLGANLIAMATHGYSGLRRWALGSIADKVLHITHTPMLLVRGSERMISPERAIRRILLPLDGSSCARQAIPLATELACETQAELLVLTIIAPPYLQTPEVIGSYMQYDEAIDSVRDRLTDELAEYSATLKEHKVQVTPVATSGIPAETIIDEALDRGADLIVMATHGASGLRRWALGSVADKVLHATTTPLLLVRAQA
- a CDS encoding universal stress protein, with amino-acid sequence MFKRVLLTTDGSPVVERQILYAEHLARVEHAELFVLHAYELPARYAEFSGYDQLSECFQAVAQALADDAASALRDDGFAATSEVRVGPAGDAIIAAAKEYDIDLIVMGTRSGSNLQAMLGSVSAYVLRHAHCPVLQIP
- a CDS encoding universal stress protein gives rise to the protein MFRTILVAVDGSPNSNEALAMAIDLAQHYNAKLCLLHAFPHVSDLLGTPQYEHLLEARSTIGMQILESMRKQVPAGVKAEIQLLEGPPAPAVLRVAQEDGCDLIVMGSRGHSQLGGMLLGSVSNVVAQRAHCPVMIVHAKDRRA